In the Brachionichthys hirsutus isolate HB-005 chromosome 1, CSIRO-AGI_Bhir_v1, whole genome shotgun sequence genome, GCTGCGATGGTCTCGTCCATCCAGGCCCGGAGTTCTGTGACGCGGGCGTAAACGCCAGGCACAGACGTGCTGCAGGTTCCACTGCCCCAAGACACGATGCCCACCAAAGTCCAGACGCCAGCCTTCTCACAGACCAGAGGACCGCCAGAGTCGCCCtgaaaaacaggcagcagatgaGCGACGGCTCGGGGGCCGACGGGGGAAGGTCGCCTGAAGGTCACCCACCATGCAGGAGGAGGCCCCCGCGGCTCCGGCGCAGATCATCTGGCTGGAGATCATGTTGCCCCAGAGCTCGCGGCACTGCTCATTGGTCAGCAGGGGCAGGGCAGCCTGCTGCAGCAGGGCGGGGGTATCAGGAGCTGCGACACGCCCAGAAATCACACGTCACATATGCAGAACGCCCGGCACCACCTgtccgtggccacgcccaccccgcCTCTGACTGGCGGGACCGCTCACCATTGTGACTGGTCAGGCCCCAGCCACTGGTCACACACTTCATGCCTCCGGGGAAGTTTGCCCCGGTCTCGGCGACGCACACCGGGGACACGCGCACGTTCATCTGGGCGGGGCTTTCCAGCTTGATGAGCAGGATGTCGTTGTTGATGGTGAAGCCGTTGTAGCGGGGGTGCTTGAACACCTGCAGAGGACAAAAAGACACTGAAGAGGACGGACGGGCATCAGGACCAGACCAGAGGCCGACCTCGGTTGGGACGCACCTTCGAGATCttcatgacctggatgacatcAGCGGTGGAGGCGCGGTCATGTTCCCCGAGGATCACTCGGTGGTGCGTCCTGTAGGGAATAAGACttgtattccaacatcaaagtgtccctgaaaaccaggctccaaacctcccaaaacaaactgattgggctactcctcaatccggggcccatgaccccccttcttcctggacattttgctagcctaaaatggctcagggtagaagacagggttaaacaactcaaaatgggattggcatttaaaatagtcaatgcagctctgccctcagtcccctcaatccctgcatacctgaataaacacctcc is a window encoding:
- the LOC137912019 gene encoding chymotrypsin A-like, with product MAFLSALACLAFASVAYGCGTPAIAPIITGYSRIVNGEEAVPHSWPWQVSLQDYTGFHFCGGSLINENWVVTAAHCNVKTHHRVILGEHDRASTADVIQVMKISKVFKHPRYNGFTINNDILLIKLESPAQMNVRVSPVCVAETGANFPGGMKCVTSGWGLTSHNAPDTPALLQQAALPLLTNEQCRELWGNMISSQMICAGAAGASSCMGDSGGPLVCEKAGVWTLVGIVSWGSGTCSTSVPGVYARVTELRAWMDETIAAN